A window of Candidatus Dependentiae bacterium genomic DNA:
CTGAAAAATAGTTGCATAAAGAAAGGAAGGGGGCGAAGGGTAGTTCATAAAAACTGTAGTATAAAGTGACCCTGTGTTGTCAAGATACGAACAATAAAACTATTGTGATGTGGTGTGTCGACCTATATAATTAGAGGCATTCAAGTAGTCAGATTTTTCAGGTAGTGTAACGGTAGATATTATGAACAAAAAACTCCAAGCCTATGGCAACCTGTGCAGCCTTTTTTATGACACCGTCGAAGCGTATGCTCCGGAGCATGAAGTCTCTTTTTATGCCTCGTTTATGGATAAAGACTCAAGGGTGCTGGAGGCAATGTCCGGGTCAGGTCGTTTGCAAATTCCATTGTTGCAACGGGGCTATCAGGTTGATGGGGTAGATAGTTCGGCACATATGCTTGAGCGTTGCCGTCAGCGATGCGCTGCATTGCATTTAACGCCAACATTGTATCAGCAGTCGCTTGAAGAATTTTCGACTGAGCACAACTATAAAACGGTGACTATTGCTATTGCTTCTTTTCAATTGATTGTCGATCGAGCTGCTGCACTTTCAGCGCTTAAAAATCTCCATGCTCACATGGTTGAGGGCGGTGATTTGTTGATTGATATTTTTGTGCCTGATGTGCAAACAGGTTATCAGTCAACACGTATAGCACATGTTGATAGTCATACCATAATTCGGCTTACTACGTACTATGT
This region includes:
- a CDS encoding class I SAM-dependent methyltransferase, which gives rise to MNKKLQAYGNLCSLFYDTVEAYAPEHEVSFYASFMDKDSRVLEAMSGSGRLQIPLLQRGYQVDGVDSSAHMLERCRQRCAALHLTPTLYQQSLEEFSTEHNYKTVTIAIASFQLIVDRAAALSALKNLHAHMVEGGDLLIDIFVPDVQTGYQSTRIAHVDSHTIIRLTTYYVMHQQEQIVEAFCIYELMVDGIVLQEEQELIRLVWYTDLDLTTLLEQAGFEVVKIYEESFREASPSRIVHARAVFKKSR